A window of the Candidatus Thorarchaeota archaeon genome harbors these coding sequences:
- a CDS encoding V-type ATP synthase subunit B, which produces MPNKSSITYRTVSDVSGPLLVVDSIHEVAYNEVVRILSPSGEMLTGTVLETGRGRAVIQVFEGTSGLDTDKTAVRFTGETLKLPVSTEILGRVLDGSGRPLDKGPPLTAEDHWDIYGSPINPYARQYPRQPIQTGLSVIDGLNTLVRGQKLPIFSGSGLPHNRIAAQIVRQAKIPGEEGDFAIVFAAMGITATEAQYFMSSFEETGALEHTTLFLNLADDPAIERIITPRAALTAAEYLAYESDMHVLVILTDMTNYAEALREISAARSEVPGRRGYPGYLYTDLSLIYERAGRIHGRKGTITQMPILSMPQDDMTHPIPDLTGYITEGQLPLSRALHRRGIYPPIDPGPSLSRLMKEGIGEGMTRFDHKEVQAQLYYAYSEGRDLRDLVAVVGSEALTERDQKYLKFADRFEEEFINQDEHEDRSFEQTLDIGWTLLSEFPERELKRCDPETISWAKGKGIYRC; this is translated from the coding sequence ATGCCGAACAAGTCCTCTATTACCTATCGCACAGTATCCGATGTGAGCGGTCCGCTTCTTGTTGTTGATAGCATCCATGAAGTGGCGTACAATGAAGTAGTGCGTATCCTGTCTCCTAGTGGCGAAATGCTGACCGGAACTGTGCTGGAAACAGGTCGTGGTCGAGCAGTAATCCAGGTGTTTGAGGGGACGAGTGGACTTGATACTGACAAGACTGCGGTGCGGTTCACCGGTGAAACACTGAAACTACCCGTTTCCACGGAGATTCTCGGTAGAGTGCTGGATGGCTCAGGCCGTCCTCTCGACAAAGGCCCTCCTCTGACAGCAGAGGACCATTGGGACATCTACGGCTCTCCAATCAACCCCTATGCGAGGCAGTACCCACGACAGCCAATCCAGACTGGTCTGTCTGTGATTGACGGTCTCAATACACTTGTCCGTGGCCAGAAACTCCCCATCTTCTCCGGATCCGGGCTGCCTCACAATCGAATCGCTGCGCAGATTGTCCGTCAGGCGAAGATTCCCGGCGAGGAGGGCGACTTCGCCATAGTGTTCGCTGCCATGGGTATCACTGCTACGGAGGCCCAGTACTTCATGAGTTCTTTCGAGGAGACCGGGGCTCTTGAGCACACCACTCTGTTCCTGAATCTTGCAGATGACCCGGCCATCGAGAGGATAATCACGCCCCGAGCAGCTCTGACTGCTGCAGAGTATCTTGCCTATGAGTCAGATATGCATGTGCTTGTGATTCTCACCGACATGACTAACTATGCTGAAGCGCTGAGGGAGATTAGCGCAGCAAGGTCGGAGGTGCCCGGTCGTAGAGGTTATCCTGGTTATCTCTACACGGACCTGAGCCTGATATACGAACGTGCAGGCAGAATCCATGGTCGTAAGGGCACGATAACTCAGATGCCCATTCTGTCGATGCCACAGGACGACATGACCCATCCGATTCCTGACCTGACCGGGTATATCACCGAGGGGCAATTGCCTCTCAGCAGGGCACTGCACAGGCGCGGCATATATCCTCCGATAGACCCCGGTCCGTCACTGAGCCGGCTGATGAAGGAGGGGATTGGAGAAGGAATGACGCGCTTTGACCACAAAGAGGTGCAAGCGCAGCTCTACTATGCCTACTCTGAGGGTCGCGACCTTCGTGATCTTGTAGCGGTTGTGGGTTCAGAGGCACTGACCGAGCGAGACCAGAAGTACCTGAAGTTTGCTGACCGATTCGAAGAGGAGTTCATCAACCAAGATGAGCATGAGGACCGGTCTTTCGAACAGACACTGGACATTGGATGGACGCTTCTGAGTGAATTCCCTGAGAGAGAGCTCAAGCGA